Below is a window of Plutella xylostella chromosome 15, ilPluXylo3.1, whole genome shotgun sequence DNA.
TTTCTGGAACATTCTGCTTGTTCTCTGCGTCTTGGTCCGGTCTCATGACGAGTTGGACGTCCTTCTTCCAAGGTATTTGAACGGGGTTGTTGCATTGGTCGTTGAGGCATTTGGCCGCGTGGACCATTTTTAGCTGTGTTTCATCTGGAAATTGTTGTGGAAAGATTTGGTTAGTGGAGTCTTTTAAAACATTGCGGCGAAAAACGATGACCAATCTATCTTGATTCACCGACTGATATTGTTGTAACTCTTTCGGTATAATTATGTTGCGTAAGCTCATGTTTCAATAAAGAGTAAAAAAATTCACATCTATGAGGGTATCTTAAAACAACATTAATCGATATACATCAAATCCATTCATCCATTACAATCGGGCAAAAAACATAGTGcttcaaataaaaacatacagtGCGACTCCATCCAAATCATCATGTAATTCATAGAGACCATGCTAAAGATGACTTGTAGTAAGGTGTAGCTAATTAAATCATAATTTCATCATGCTTCGACATTCATAGGGTTCGGTACCCAAGAAGGGATGTAGATGTAGGTAACGGTTTATCAATAGTCGATTTGCCTATGAACTGTTAGCCTACAGAatatttcattcaattaacTTTTCTACCACAAATTTGTAGATAGGTACGTAGTTTATGAGCGAAGCGTTCTTTGGGCTATCAGTTCATAGGTCAATTCACTGCTGATAAATCTAGACAAAGGTAAAATTATAAGTCATTTCATACATCCAACTATCCGCAGGCATGAAGCAAAGTATACTGCATTCATTCATACTTGGCACAAAGGTAAATAATCTttgtgtattctattctattctattcttatagggggtgaagttcctgtacgtggctctctcgagtggaacctttgtacatatccccttgatttcagctcagccagcctagctcccgggtaaactggagtagcaggcctgggtgttgtaatagctgaggtaggcgctctgttggtccaagaatagataatcttgtttctgtagtaggtggacaagctaacagaatatgttcaaccgtctcatctacttccttacatgtcctacataagggactagttgagttacctatggtatataagtgtttattcacgcaacaatgtcctgttattaatcctaccattaatgatatattactacgggacaggttgagtaagtagcgtgtaagtttaatctttgtgtgtctttttaatcaaaaacttattaaacaaataaactatagctaaaatagtttatttactttttttaaaatggtttttatgttttattttgtaacctactttttaaataaatttaaacaaaatgacacacaaagattgtttacttCATGTGCCAAGTAAGAATGAATGCAATATATCCGTGAGGGGTATTCGTGAGTAGCACATCGAAAGCCTTTACCCAAGCACCTGGTGCACTGGCACAGGAAGTAGTAGTTCTGCAGCAGCTCCGCCTGCCGCTCGTACGGAGTCTTCATCAGGTCGATGTACGAGATGCGGATCTGGGGAGGAACGTGAAAGGATTTGAATAGGTGCAGCTTGAaggtataagtaatataatagaaAAAAGATAAGTCACCGATATGATCTTTTAATAACAAACGAAACATTGAAGGGAAAGAGAGGAATAGAAAGATAAAGAAAAAGTTGTGTAGGTAGACGTACTAAAGAGCAAAGTAGCAAGATTACCTTCTTTTCCTTATAGTGTCTATAACCATCACAAGAGAGCTGGTTTAGGGTTTGCCACCATGTTGAAAGGATTGTCAAGTTTTGCCAGTTAGATTAGCATCAGTCTCTGACTGCCCAGAGTGCACCAAACATATGTAATAACAGATGATACGTGACTTTAAGAAGCTCTTTTTATGCACTACACGTGGTCGCAATAAGTCGCTACACACCTGGTTCCAGTCGAGACCAAGATCAGATAAGCGTAGCGTAAGATGTGCTCCAGTTTGGAAGAGACCTATGTGTAGCAGTGAACGATTTTACTCCACCGGTGGAATAATCGTTTCTGGCAATACCACGAACCGGCAAGCGTAGCGTGGAAGGCCTTCTGGCCTACTATAGCTGTTACTGGTTTGGAAGAGCTTCTTCGAGACCTCTTCCATATCCTCCAAAGACCTAACGCCCTCACAACCCACCTGGTTCCAGTCTAGACTCGGCAGGTCCTGCGTGGCGCGCACAGAGATGGTGCGTCCGGTGAACGTGGCGACGGCGTTGGGCGCGCAGCTGTGGTCCACCACCGAGCAGCCCACGTAGATGCCGGTCCCTATTGAGTTCATGTCCACGTCCAGGATCGTGAAGCTGTTTATTACCATCTGTGGGATAGAGTTACAATTCTGTTTATTTGCgccaaaacagaaaataaaacttaaaaataaaagcagtacaaaaaggcggccttattgcttatatagaaatctctaccagacaacctttggatttaagagaattaataattttaataataatagtataagAAGTAACTATGGTGCAAGCGTATAGGTAATTACAAACACTTAAACACTACATAAAGTAGAAATAGTTAATAAGGATTAATAATCACTaccagtaggtacatagtattTATGAAGAGAAGTTTTTCGCGTATGACTgtttctatgtatttattgttaatgttTAAAACTATACAACATAGAATTTCCACGTGAAAACCTTTCAGGGCAAAATAAAGCTCGCGGCAAAGtcaagtaaataataaaaacgatTAGTAATGACGAGGATTGATTCGCTTGCGTAGATGTTGTTTTGTTTGGCTGACTGCACGAGGTTTTAGCAGATGACTAGTCTTCGAGCGTCACTAGATGCCAAACGGATTCCAATAGCAAAATAGTAGTGACGTTGATACACGTTCGACTGCTACAgcatcccggaattcccacgggaaaactttttaaggcgaagcgaagcgctcgggaacagctagtttatacataactatacatattatgtatatttggacctttttgatattattttaaggATTGTTTGCTCATTTTGTTTGTCTATTGTAGCACACACAAGTAGATACCTTGTACATATCACATACCCGTCCGTAGATGCCCATCATCTCCACAGCATTAGGCATGGAAATGTCCTTGAGGAAGTCCGTGAGCACCGCGCACAGCGACGTGAAGTGCTCCATGCGCCGGCTGTCGGCCTTCAGGTCCTGGTAGTCTGGGGAATAGAGGGGAGGGGGGGATATTGtgagtatttaaataaaaaaagggtTTCGGAAGGCAAGAATTAATTTGTTCTATTGATAAGAAACGGCGTTGAGGCACCCTGGACTGTATTATGAGTATCGTGAccataatatataaaagtataaaaaagttaaaaacgaATTGTGACTAAGGAATAAGACTGTCGTTGGCATGACAACTTGTGTAGACAAGTACTGTTTTCTACCTTGGTACAGTCTAGGGCAAAGAACGCTGACCCCTATCAGAATAACAATTCTACCTGAGAGAGGTCTGATTCGTTCTTCTTTctctaaagctgcgtacagaccggcacaacgaacgccaacggttatgccaacgatggatatttatcatacacaatacagggcagattgcagcaacgaaggtcaacgaaacccgttcgttggcgttcgttgggccggtctttACGCAGCTTAAGactacatttatttaatttacattacgCTATCAGTAATCTTGCCTGCCAACCGACTTCATGTCGGCTAGAAGCGGATGATGAAAATTGCaaatatgaaagtaaacaACTGAAGAACCCAGGATCTATCTAGGTATCTTCCCCTACCAACTGAAAACCAAAAGCCAATCAACTCACGCGACATCAAATCCCGCCAAGTGCGGAAGGCGCTGTGCGTGTAGAAGGCTCTATGCGAGGCGCCGTCCCCTCTATTCAGCCGGTTGATGAGCCGGGCCAGCATGCGCGCCGCGTCCGGGATCACCTTCGGGGACATGCGCTTCAGGTTATTGCACTCCCACTGGAAGATTTGTAGAAAGTTATATCATTGCACCCCTGTTTCATTCTAATGTGATCAATtttacgtcatctccatagtAAATGATAAAATAGCACAACTAATCctttgttatgatctaacagagtatagTGAAACTGGAGCAGGTTTTGGGAATATGTGTTTACATTTCAAAGGCTTCTAATCCCTCGATGGGGACTGTGAAAGTAGTTAGAAAAGATCGATGGCTTAGTGGtgtgtccagcagtggattgtacatacctacaagAGTTCTCACATGGATACGGACAGGGAAAAGATCTGCTTATCATATAGCTATAGCAATTACATAGTAGCTAAACGAAAGGTTGATTCACCCAGTACAGGACTTTTCGTAAATCAGATATTGAAAAACATGGCTATGGTGTAATTGCATAATTGTCATCACCGTGTTGGCTGCCCCCTTTTTTAAGTAGCTAgtaatcatcatcaaaatCACACTTGATCTTCAATGAATCAAGCCCAAGTCCAAATACCTGGCCTACAACCTACAGCCATCCTACACCGACGTATTGACTTGTGCTATGCGCGCAATGCCAGTTCAACAAATGGAGCTATAAATATCTGGTCAGGAAATGGCACCTCGCCACCGACAATGTAAATAGGACACATGCAAGACAGACAACCTGTCTGCTGATATTGGCATCAGATAGTATACACGTTTAAGGATCGGATGTAaacagttatttttataaaggaTAGGACAAGGGAGGGCAGTATACCTATGAATACAAGATTTAGTTGTACTATAAGTAGTTGTTGTCAATGGTACACAAGTGCGCTTTGTTCCCATACCAACACAAGGCTGATATTCGTCAGTTATATACCTACCCTGTCGTATTATTGTAGAAATGTGGGAAAAGAACTCTAATAAACAAAGTGATTTATTTACGTCACAGACTGTTGTGCGAACTGCTGCTTCTGCCAAGCGATTATGAAAGCTGGcttgtaaaaataatcaaaaggCACAGTAAATATCAACAggtgtaaacagtaaacaagtCTTGTCTTGAAGAtggtagataggtaggtataattgcattgcagaataaaatataaatatgtacctatctatacatttatgtattaataaactttatagtaactaaacaataattatatacctactatacatTGTACTACTATACATATAAGCTCTCACATCTCAGCtgagtttttttaaagttctcataacataattattataattttacaataagtaCACACAACAAGTATAgacaaatgtaaaataaagctGTACCCTCAACAAGATCCTACATAGTAGAAATAGTTAAAAGCTCTGGATGTATCAGAAGTGGCTGACAAATACCTTGTGAACATTCCACGCCTCCTTCTGGCACGAGCGGCCGCAGTAGTGCACGAACTGGCATCCCGAGCACTTCAGCACTTTGCCCCTGAAACAGTTCACTTGCTGGTGACTCTGAACTTGGTACTAAATAGTAGGAGCAGCTTCGGATTGAAGGTTGATGAAAATGAAGATGTAGGAATTAAGATTTTgctaaatttttacaaatgtaACATATCTACTACATTACATTAGGCAGACCTGTTGTGCTTTGTTGGGCACATACAGGACCCAAGTTGAatatgtgtttaaataaatatttgtccAAGCCAGAAATCAGATCTAGGACCTACAGCACTTATAAATACTTCACTAGCTGCTGCATTATAAACTATATGATAGACAATATGGCCTGAGGGTGATCACTCTTAGAGATAAGGATGCCTATTCTTCATTACTCCttgttcataaatattttttctattttttgcTATTTGTGGTGACTAAagtcatattataaataaagtcataaattatattctaagTTCAGCAGTGAATGATTattggatgatgatgattctggcagtgtgtacctacataaaaactCTGCAATGGGTTACATACAATGTTGTGTGATATTCTTGTCTCTTAATgctatttttaaactttttttaaatcttgttTCTGAGGTTACCCaatgtcattttatttcatttgacAAAGCTTTGCTTGAATTTAACTACTTTCCTCAACTATTAAGATAAATTATGCcattactattttatttcattagcctataataataaacattggTGATTCATTTAGAAATTCGTTTCGTAATTttagaagtaggtacctactatttgtttaaaactattttatactGCAATagtgtaaagtttttttttcaaaattactaaGTTTGACTGAAGCAAAAAGTTTAgaaaacttacttttcaagGCAGTTATCGCATCGATTCCCCTTTTCCTTGGAAGACAACACAAATACAAAAGGCTCTTCAGTTAAAAGTACCTCCCCTGCCCTAATGACAGAGTCGGTGTTTCTGCACTTATTCTTCATAATATTGCTTTTATTTGAGGTAGTTTTAAGGACactattatttaaaactaatcTTAACTTTAGTGACTATCACGAGCTTCTTGTCAACAAGAAAATCGAAAGTAAAATGCATAGCAGAATGTTATGAACATCGTATTTCTGGTGCGCCGGTGAGCACCGCAATAAAACAAGCATATCAGCCTGCCGGCCAAATATAACTAGCTATTTACTATCGGTTACATTATTTTTAGCTTCAATACGTAACTACAGCCGGATCCattaaacaaacaacaaaacgAAAggctatttttaatttttacaggCGCACATTGGAAAAAGCAAAACAAAACTGACAGAAAATAAATGTCATTATAATTGATTATTttgacatttaaaatttttcaCACAGATTTTTTTTGTCTGTAACCACTACTTAGAATAATAAACCTCGATGCATTGAAGAAAGGTTAAGGTAGCCatactcaaactgcggcccgTTTCGCACCTCGCAACATTGCAAtcgttttcatttcatttggaaaaaagtttactgaataacaaaaaatatgggGTTAGGGAGTAAGGTTAGGGCCTACGACGTCTAATCTGTACCAAATGtcaacaatctgtcaaaattaaCAAATGTCAACCTCATGCTGTGCACACTGTGCATTGCTGTTATTgttttgcatttaaaaatattttgcatgaattttgataaaaaaaattgatttaatacttttaaaatggCTTTAGTCTTAACTAAGGCTGCGTTAGCCTTAAAAAACAGTGAAAATAATTTCCAAGTCGTAAAATTTGAAGCACACAAAGCGAAAAAGAAAACGACCACGACTGATGACAAAACCAACACAAAACCACAACAGGAGCCGCTTCCCAAGAGGGATTTAGATTTAAAGAGGATAAGGCATGAAGTTGTGAAGTTTGGTATGTCAGGGTTTGATGGTACGAAGAAGGAAGAAGCCAAAATTGCGTTGGCTGTAAGTTTAGGTTAGTATTGTTAGGTAAAGTAAACATTTAACAGCAAATTGACTACCCCTGAGATAATTATATCACCAGATTATTTATGCTAACGGAGAAATAACTATATTTCCAGGTGCAAAACCTCCCAAGAAGCAATATGTCAATTACAAGGAGCTGATGCAGAAGCGTAAAGAAGAAAAGCAGAAAGACAAGGAGGAGCGGGAGTTGATGAAGTCAAAGAGTGTCCTGCACAGCGTCGGCAAGGCCAAGAACAAGAGGAAACCCAACAATGATGTTGGACACTTCTTAAGTGGATATGGAAAGGTAACTGAAGTTAAGAGCATGAGGTTTACCTTTA
It encodes the following:
- the LOC105380718 gene encoding histone-lysine N-methyltransferase SMYD3; the protein is MKNKCRNTDSVIRAGEVLLTEEPFVFVLSSKEKGNRCDNCLEKGKVLKCSGCQFVHYCGRSCQKEAWNVHKWECNNLKRMSPKVIPDAARMLARLINRLNRGDGASHRAFYTHSAFRTWRDLMSHYQDLKADSRRMEHFTSLCAVLTDFLKDISMPNAVEMMGIYGRMVINSFTILDVDMNSIGTGIYVGCSVVDHSCAPNAVATFTGRTISVRATQDLPSLDWNQIRISYIDLMKTPYERQAELLQNYYFLCQCTRCLDETQLKMVHAAKCLNDQCNNPVQIPWKKDVQLVMRPDQDAENKQNVPETNGYGYVDDVIHCSECGYKYTEQHIEKFRKAMEFTEVHIQEMKSASVAYVDVCKYCLSRQEGVLHALNVLRAQTLDHALDALIQVQLWDHALEYADALIPCFRFYYGDRHPLLGLLHLKYGKILLYKMDLQKAMDQLKKSEKILKITHGDKHPLYREELLPLLRQAIAEAM
- the LOC105380716 gene encoding uncharacterized protein C1orf131; amino-acid sequence: MALVLTKAALALKNSENNFQVVKFEAHKAKKKTTTTDDKTNTKPQQEPLPKRDLDLKRIRHEVVKFGMSGFDGTKKEEAKIALAVSLGAKPPKKQYVNYKELMQKRKEEKQKDKEERELMKSKSVLHSVGKAKNKRKPNNDVGHFLSGYGKVQKKDLKKNNEGPSKKKKKK